In one Arthrobacter jinronghuae genomic region, the following are encoded:
- the hemW gene encoding radical SAM family heme chaperone HemW — MTPSALPLGDPAPADGLLPAQAADGAAERNFGLYVHIPFCSVRCGYCDFNTYTATELGGGASQAAYGGTAAREVVFAADALRRSGLPERRMGTVFFGGGTPTLLPAEDLALILRTAVDQWGLAPGAEVTTEANPDSVTPQSLQLLADAGFTRVSFGMQSAVPHVLAVLDRTHTPSRVPQAVQWARDAGLHVSVDLIYGTPGESMADWKHSLEEALSYEPDHISAYALIIEEGTKLAARMRRGEVPPIDDDDHADKYVLADEMMTAAGLNWYEVSNWARTPEDQCRHNLAYWRSDDWWGVGPGAHSHAGGVRWWNAKHPTAYAQRIGAGESPAVGRETLDADTRYVEDVMLRTRLAEGLALDRLREPGRLAVAGLMADGLVDPRAALTGKVILTPSGRLLADAVVRRLLPD; from the coding sequence GTGACACCCAGTGCACTGCCCCTCGGAGACCCGGCACCCGCCGACGGTCTCCTCCCCGCACAGGCCGCGGACGGAGCAGCGGAGCGGAACTTCGGACTCTACGTCCACATTCCGTTCTGCTCCGTCCGCTGCGGCTACTGCGACTTCAACACGTATACGGCCACTGAGCTGGGAGGCGGTGCGTCGCAGGCAGCCTACGGCGGAACGGCGGCCCGCGAGGTGGTCTTCGCCGCGGACGCTCTGCGGCGTTCGGGCCTGCCGGAACGCCGGATGGGCACCGTTTTCTTCGGCGGCGGCACGCCCACGCTGCTCCCGGCGGAGGATCTTGCGCTGATCCTCCGCACCGCCGTCGACCAGTGGGGCCTGGCTCCCGGTGCCGAAGTCACCACCGAAGCGAACCCGGACTCCGTCACGCCGCAGTCCCTGCAGCTGCTTGCCGACGCCGGGTTCACCCGGGTTTCCTTCGGCATGCAGTCAGCAGTGCCGCACGTACTGGCAGTGCTGGACCGCACGCATACGCCGTCGCGGGTTCCGCAGGCCGTGCAGTGGGCGCGCGACGCCGGCCTGCACGTAAGCGTTGACCTCATCTACGGAACCCCGGGCGAGTCCATGGCCGACTGGAAGCACTCGCTTGAAGAGGCGCTGAGCTACGAGCCGGACCATATCTCCGCCTACGCGCTCATCATCGAGGAAGGAACCAAGCTCGCCGCCCGGATGCGCCGCGGCGAGGTGCCGCCCATCGACGACGACGACCATGCCGACAAGTACGTGCTGGCGGATGAAATGATGACCGCTGCCGGGCTGAACTGGTACGAGGTCAGCAACTGGGCGCGTACCCCCGAGGACCAGTGCCGCCACAACCTGGCCTACTGGCGCAGCGATGATTGGTGGGGAGTCGGCCCGGGAGCCCATTCACATGCCGGCGGCGTCCGCTGGTGGAATGCCAAGCATCCCACCGCCTATGCCCAGCGGATCGGCGCGGGGGAGTCGCCCGCCGTCGGGCGCGAGACCCTGGACGCCGATACCCGGTACGTGGAAGACGTTATGCTGCGGACCCGTCTCGCCGAAGGCCTGGCCCTGGACCGGCTGCGTGAGCCCGGCAGGCTTGCCGTGGCGGGACTCATGGCGGACGGCCTCGTGGATCCGAGGGCTGCGCTGACCGGAAAGGTGATCCTCACCCCGTCGGGACGGCTGCTGGCCGACGCGGTGGTCCGGCGGCTGCTGCCGGACTGA
- the lepA gene encoding translation elongation factor 4: protein MSPMARFSPVPAATDPAIIRNFCIIAHIDHGKSTLADRMLQSTGVVEHRNMKAQYLDRMDIERERGITIKSQAVRMPWELDGQSYALNMIDTPGHVDFTYEVSRSLAACEGAVLLVDAAQGIEAQTLANLYLAMENDLTIIPVLNKIDLPAAQPEKYAEELAKLIGGDPADVLRVSGKTGVGVEALLDQIVREIPAPVGDPNAPARAMIFDSVYDTYRGVVTYVRVIDGSLSPRERIQMMSTRASHELLEIGVSSPEPTPSKGLGVGEVGYLITGVKDVRLSKVGDTVTNLAKPASESLPGYADPKPMVFSGLYPIDGADYPVLREALEKLMLNDAALVYEPETSAALGFGFRVGFLGLLHLEITRERLEREYNLDLISTAPNVEYEVTLEDKKVVTVTNPSEYPEGKIKEVREPMVSATILAPNEFVGAIMELCQARRGVLGGMDYLSEDRVEIRYRLPLAEIVFDFFDILKSKTRGYASLDWKADGDQVADLVKVDILLQGEQVDAFSSITHKDKAYAYGVMMTGKLRELIPRQQFEVPIQAAIGSRIIARESIRAIRKDVLAKCYGGDISRKRKLLEKQKEGKKRMKMVGRVEVPQEAFVAALSSDESKDKSKK, encoded by the coding sequence GTGTCACCCATGGCCCGCTTCTCGCCGGTGCCTGCCGCGACGGATCCGGCGATCATCAGAAACTTCTGCATCATCGCCCACATCGACCACGGCAAGTCCACCCTGGCCGACCGCATGCTCCAGTCCACCGGAGTGGTTGAGCACCGGAACATGAAGGCCCAGTACCTGGACCGGATGGATATCGAGCGTGAGCGCGGCATCACCATCAAGTCCCAGGCCGTGCGCATGCCGTGGGAGCTGGACGGGCAGTCCTACGCCCTGAACATGATCGACACCCCGGGCCACGTGGACTTCACCTACGAAGTTTCCCGTTCCCTGGCTGCCTGCGAAGGAGCAGTGCTGCTGGTGGACGCCGCCCAGGGTATCGAGGCGCAGACGCTGGCGAACCTTTACCTGGCGATGGAAAACGACCTGACCATCATTCCGGTCCTGAATAAGATCGACCTCCCGGCGGCGCAGCCGGAGAAGTACGCCGAGGAACTGGCGAAGCTGATCGGCGGCGACCCGGCGGACGTACTGAGGGTCTCCGGCAAGACCGGTGTTGGCGTTGAAGCCCTGCTGGACCAGATTGTCCGCGAGATTCCGGCACCGGTGGGCGACCCCAACGCTCCCGCCCGAGCCATGATCTTCGACTCCGTGTATGACACCTACCGCGGCGTCGTCACCTATGTCCGCGTGATCGACGGATCGCTGTCCCCGCGTGAACGCATCCAGATGATGTCCACCCGGGCCAGCCATGAACTCCTCGAAATCGGCGTCAGCTCGCCGGAACCCACCCCGTCCAAGGGCCTGGGCGTGGGCGAGGTGGGCTACCTCATCACCGGCGTGAAGGACGTACGCCTGTCCAAGGTGGGCGACACCGTCACCAACCTGGCCAAGCCGGCCTCTGAATCACTGCCCGGATACGCCGACCCCAAACCCATGGTGTTCTCCGGGCTGTACCCCATCGACGGCGCCGACTACCCGGTGCTGCGTGAAGCGCTGGAAAAACTGATGCTTAACGACGCCGCGCTGGTGTACGAACCCGAGACGTCCGCGGCGCTGGGCTTCGGCTTCCGGGTGGGCTTCCTGGGCCTGCTGCATCTGGAAATCACCCGTGAACGGCTCGAGCGTGAGTACAACCTGGACCTGATCTCCACCGCGCCCAACGTGGAGTACGAGGTGACGCTCGAAGACAAAAAGGTGGTCACTGTGACCAACCCGAGCGAGTATCCCGAAGGCAAGATCAAAGAGGTCCGCGAACCGATGGTCTCCGCCACGATCCTGGCGCCGAACGAATTTGTCGGCGCCATCATGGAGCTGTGCCAGGCCCGCCGCGGTGTCCTGGGCGGCATGGACTATCTCTCCGAGGACCGGGTGGAAATCAGGTACCGCCTGCCGCTGGCCGAGATCGTTTTCGACTTCTTTGACATCCTCAAGTCCAAGACCCGCGGCTACGCCTCCCTGGACTGGAAGGCCGACGGCGACCAGGTTGCCGACCTGGTCAAGGTGGACATCCTGCTCCAGGGCGAGCAGGTTGACGCCTTCAGCTCCATCACGCACAAGGACAAGGCCTACGCCTACGGCGTTATGATGACCGGCAAGCTGCGTGAGCTGATCCCGCGGCAGCAGTTCGAGGTGCCCATCCAGGCAGCCATCGGTTCCCGCATCATCGCCCGCGAATCCATCCGCGCCATCCGCAAGGACGTGCTTGCCAAGTGCTACGGCGGCGATATCAGCCGTAAGCGCAAGCTGCTGGAAAAGCAGAAGGAAGGCAAGAAGCGCATGAAGATGGTGGGCCGCGTGGAAGTTCCCCAGGAAGCCTTCGTGGCTGCGCTTTCCTCCGACGAATCCAAGGACAAATCCAAGAAGTGA
- a CDS encoding type II toxin-antitoxin system PemK/MazF family toxin, whose product MPFNARSFASIARTALRLLRSASSSAGPAEGSRETRSPDRSRTPDNGRTPETRRTPDGGRTPGTRRTPSPSPRAKAAPPRSPATGQSPSTLPPSSQSRSSARTTARATPEVAGTGFLGDYTGPVTPVYAPQPDGDPDPGEVVWAWVPFEDDPSQGKDRPVLLIGRNGGLLLGLMMTSRDRNNSSGSDPRYLDVGTGPWDSKGRPSEVKLDRVLQLEPGSVRREGAIMDKNVFQTVARRLAVMRPAR is encoded by the coding sequence ATGCCCTTTAACGCCCGCTCTTTTGCCTCGATTGCCCGCACGGCGCTCCGCCTGCTGCGCTCCGCTTCCTCCTCTGCCGGCCCCGCCGAAGGCAGCCGTGAGACCCGCAGCCCGGACCGCTCCCGCACGCCGGATAACGGCCGGACCCCGGAGACCCGGCGGACGCCGGATGGCGGCCGGACCCCGGGGACCCGGCGGACGCCGTCGCCCTCCCCCAGGGCCAAGGCAGCTCCCCCGCGCAGCCCGGCGACCGGGCAGTCGCCGTCGACTTTGCCGCCGTCGTCGCAGTCGCGGTCATCCGCGCGGACCACCGCGCGAGCCACGCCGGAGGTCGCCGGGACGGGTTTCCTCGGCGACTACACCGGTCCTGTCACCCCGGTCTACGCCCCGCAGCCCGACGGCGATCCCGATCCCGGCGAAGTGGTGTGGGCCTGGGTCCCGTTCGAAGACGACCCCAGCCAGGGCAAGGACCGTCCGGTCCTGCTGATCGGGCGCAACGGCGGCCTGTTGCTGGGCCTGATGATGACCAGCCGGGATCGGAACAACAGCAGCGGTTCCGATCCCCGCTACCTCGATGTCGGCACCGGCCCGTGGGACAGCAAGGGGCGTCCCAGCGAGGTGAAGCTGGACCGCGTCCTGCAGCTCGAACCGGGCAGCGTGCGCAGGGAAGGTGCAATCATGGATAAGAACGTGTTCCAGACTGTTGCCCGCCGGCTGGCCGTGATGCGTCCGGCACGCTGA
- the rpsT gene encoding 30S ribosomal protein S20, whose product MANIKSQKKRILTNEKARQRNNSVKSELKTVISKVDAAVKASDKDAAAEALKTASRKLDKAVSKGVIHKNNAANRKSAISKKVSAL is encoded by the coding sequence GTGGCCAATATTAAGTCCCAGAAGAAGCGCATCCTCACCAACGAGAAGGCGCGTCAGCGTAACAACTCGGTGAAGTCCGAGCTGAAGACCGTCATCAGCAAGGTTGATGCCGCAGTCAAGGCCAGCGACAAGGACGCAGCAGCCGAAGCGCTGAAGACCGCCAGCCGCAAGCTGGACAAGGCCGTCAGCAAGGGCGTAATCCACAAGAACAACGCTGCCAACCGCAAGTCGGCCATCTCCAAGAAGGTCAGCGCGCTCTAA